A window of Microbacterium lushaniae genomic DNA:
CGGTTTGTCTGATGACGGAAAGTCTTGGTGCGGTTCCCCGTCTCACCGCCCGCGAATCGTCTCATCGCGGGCATGGGAGGGGCGAACGCAACGCACCAAGGGTCGAGTTTACCCGATGGCCGAACGCCTGGCAAAGTGGCGGCTCCAGCCGCGTGTCGGAGCGGCCCCCGTAGGATCTGAGCGTGGTGATCCTGATCGATCAGCCGATGTGGCCGGCACACGGGCGCCTGTGGGCGCACCTGGTCAGCGACTCCGATCTCGGCGAGCTCCACGCCTTCGCGCAGGCTCACGGCATCCCCCGCCGCAGCTTCGATCTCGACCACTACGACGTGCCCCAGGAGGCGCACGCGAGGCTGGTCGCCGGCGGCGCCGAACACGTAGACGGCCGCGAGCTCACGCGGCGCCTCATCGCGTCGGGACTGCGGGTTCCGGCGCGCGATCGGCGCCGGAACCGCTGATCCCTCAGTCCTCGTCGGAGGGCGAGGCCTGCACCGGTGTCCCGCTGAGGGCCGCCGTGGTGACGCGTCGCCGCGACCGCCCCTGACCGGGCGCCTTGGGCTCGGGGAGCGCATTGAGCACCGAATCCAGCAGCAGGTCCTTCTCCGTGCGCTCGGACTTCGACGCATCCGAACGCTTCTTGCGCGTCTTGCGCGCCGGGGCCTCGACGACCTGCTCGATCGGCTCGGGGGCGACCTGCTCACCGTCTTCGTCGGCTGCCGGGGTGGCAATGGTGGACGCGGCGATCTGGGCGAGCGCCGACTTCACGCCCTCCGTGATCACGTGCGTTCCGCTGGAGCCGCCGTTGCCGCCTCCGTTGGCACCGGCGCCTCCGCGTCCACGGCGTCCGGAGGAGGGTGCGGCACTGCTGGAGCGGTGCTTGACGACGGGATCGTGGTGCACGATGACCCCGCGACCGGCGCACACCTCGCACGGCTCACTGAAGGTCTCCAGCAGGCCCAGACCCAGCTTCTTACGCGTCATCTGCACGAGCCCGAGCGAGGTGACCTCGGCGACCTGGTGCTTGGTGCGGTCGCGGCTGAGGCACTCCACCAGGCGACGAAGCACGAGGTCGCGGTTGGATTCGAGCACCATGTCGATGAAGTCGACGACGATGATGCCGCCGATATCGCGCAAGCGCAGCTGGCGGACGATCTCCTCGGCCGCTTCGAGGTTGTTCTTGGTGACGGTCTCCTCGAGGTTGCCGCCTGAGCCGACGAACTTGCCGGTGTTGACGTCGACGACCGTCATGGCCTCGGTGCGGTCGATCACCAGCGACCCGCCGGAGGGCAGCCACACCTTGCGGTCCAGCGCCTTCTCGATCTGCTCCGTGATCCGCAGCTCGTCGAACGGATCGCCGTCGCCCTCGTAGGTCTCGACACGCTCGAGCAGGTCGGGGGCGACGCCGGCGAGGTACGACGAGATCGTCTGCTGCGCGTCCTCCCCCTGGATGAGCATCTTGGTGAAGTCCTCGTTGAACACGTCGCGGACGATCTTCACGAGGAGGTCGGGCTCGGAGTGCAGGAGGGCGGGCGCCTGGATGGACTCGACCTGCTGGGAGATGTGCTCCCACTGCGCCGTGAGCCGCTGCACGTCGCGCGTGAGCTGGTCTTCGGTGGCTCCTTCGGCCGCGGTGCGCACGATGACGCCGGAGGACTCGGGGAGCACCTCCTTGAGGATCTTCTTCAGCCGTGCCCGCTCGGTGTCGGGGAGCTTGCGGGAGATGCCGTTCATCGCGCCGCCGGGGACGTACACGAGGTAGCGACCGGGGAGGGAGATCTGGCTGGTGAGGCGGGCGCCCTTGTGGCCCACCGGATCCTTCGTCACCTGCACGAGCACGCGATCGCCCGACTTCAGCGCCAGTTCGATGCGCCGCGGCTGATTGCCGGTCTCGACGGCGTCCCAGTCGACCTCGCCCGAGTACAGCACCGCGTTGCGGCCGCGGCCGATGTCGACGAAGGCCGCCTCCATGCTGGGCAGCACGTTCTGCACGCGTCCGACGTACACGTTGCCGATGAGGGATGCATCCTGATTGCGGGCGACGTAATGCTCGACGAGCACGTTGTCCTCGAGCACGGCGATCTGGACACGCCCGTACTTGGACCGCACGACCATGACGCGGTCCACGGCCTCGCGGCGGGCGAGGAACTCGGCCTCCGTCACCACGGGGCGACGACGCCCCGCTTCCCGCCCGTCACGGCGACGCTGCTTCTTCGCCTCCAGGCGCGTGGATCCCTTGATCCGCTGCGGCTCGGTGACGTACTCCACCGCGCGCTGACGGGGAGCCGGCGGCTGCTCGGCCTCCACCAGGTCGTCGGCGCCGTTGGCGCCGCGCCGGCGATTGCGGCGGCGGGCGCCGGCAGGACCGGCGGGCTCCTCCTCGACCGGGCGGGCGGCCGGCAGCTCGGGGATCTCGGGAGCGTAGAAGTGCAGCGCGGTGCTCACCGACGACACGAAGGTCTCCGGCAGCAGACCCAGCGACACCGCCGTCGGCGGTCCGGATGGCTGCTCGGGCTCGGCGGGCCGCGCCTCGGATGCGGCGGGCTGCTCGGGCTCGGCAGCCTGCGCCTCGGGTGCGGGAGCGTCGTCCGGCTGCGCCTCGGATGCGGCGGGCTCGTCCGGCTGCGCCTCGGATGCGGCGGGCTCGTCTGGCTGCGCCTGGGACGCTGCATCCTCGTCCGGCTGCGCCTCGGGTGCGGGGTCTTCTTCCGCTTCGGGCAGCGTGAGCGCGGCGGGCGCGCCCTCGTCACCCTCCACGGCCTCGACCGCGTCGAGCACGGCTTCGGCCTCGGTCGAGGCAGGCGAGGCGGCGGAGGCTTCCGGCGCGCTCAGGGTCTCGTCGGTGTGTTCCGGCTGGTTTTCTGTTGCATCGGCCATCTCTGGCGTACTCCTCGAGGGCGACACCGCGCGTCACCCGGAAACTCATGCGGCGCCGCACCCGGCGGTGCCACGAACTCTCTCGGTCTGCAGTCGGCCCGAAGCTCGTACTGCGAAAGGCGTCCATCGCCCGAAGTCTGTCGTGATGCGGTTGCGGCGCGGCCGCGGTGCATCATCGTCCATTATCGCACTTCCGGGAGCTCAGCGCAGTCAACTCACCGAACCGGTCTTATCTCCGGCGCGCGAGGGCGGCGGCGTCCAGGCCGCGGTGCCATAATCCCGCCATGACCACAGCGCCCTCCCCCGCTTCACCGAAGGCTCTGGCGGTATGGCTGGTGATCGCCGGGGTCGTCGGCTGGTGGGCGGCATACTCGCTCACGATGGAGCGCCTGCAGCTCCTCGCCGATCCCGGATCGACGGCGTCGTGCGACTTCAGCGTCCTCATCCAGTGCGGCAAGAATCTCGACTCGTGGCAGGGCAGCGTCTTCGGCTTCCCCAATCCGATCCTGGGACTCACCGGGTGGATGGCCCCCGTCGTCGTGGGCATGGCGTTACTGGCCGGCGCGCGGTTCGCCCGCTGGTTCTGGTGGCTGTTCACGCTGGGGACGGCCGGTGCGCTCGCATTCGTGGTGTGGCTCATCGCGCAGAGCATCTTCTCGCTGTCGACCCTGTGCCCGTGGTGCATGGTGACGTGGGCGGTGACGATCCCCACCTTCTACGCCGTGCTGCTGCACGTGCTGCGGGAGGGAATCCTCCCCGCCTCCCCCGCGGTACGCCGCGCCGCGGGTGTGCTGATGAGCTGGCTGCCGCTCGTGGTGGTCCTGTCCTTCGCCGTCATCGCGATCATCGCGCAGCTGCGCCTCGACGTGATCGGGTCGCTGTGAGGTCGCGGCGTTCTGCGGTCGCACTGGCGCTGAGCATCCTCGCCGGCGCGACGATCGCCGGCTGCGCGTCGACGACGCCGGAGCAGGTGTGCGTTCCGGAGCTCGCGGTCACTCCCGACGCCCCCCGCCCCGGGCGCATCGTGACCGTGCAGACGGTCCGCGCATGCCCCGCCGAGGAGGGGGTGCGATGGGAGGTGCGCATCCAGCCCGCGGACGCGACGATCCCGCTCGCACGTGCTTTCGTCGAGCCCGAGGCGGACGGCTCGTTCGCGGTGCGTATCACCGTCCCACCCACGATCGGCCCAGGACCGGCGATCGCGCACATCGCGAACTACTGGGAATCGGCCACGTGCCCCGACGGCGCGAGCTGCGCCGACGCCTCCGTCACCTTCGAGGTGCGCGAATAGGTCAGCCGAACCAGATCTCGAGTTCGCGGGCCGCGGACTCGGGGCTGTCGCTGCCATGCACGAGGTTCTGCTGCACGGCCACGCCCCAGTCCCGTCCGAAGTCACCGCGGATCGTCCCCGGTGCCGCGGAGGTGGGGTCGGTGGCGCCGGCCAGCGAACGGAATCCCTCGATGACCCGGTTTCCGGCGAGGCGGATCGCCACGGCGGGGCCGGACATCATGAATTCCAGGAGCGGCTCGTAGAACGGCTTCCCCTCGTGCTCGGCGTAGTGGCGCTCCAGACGTGCGCGGTCGGGCTCGACGAGCCGGATGTCCACGAGCGCGTAGCCCTTCGCCTCGATGCGCGCGAGGATCGCCCCGGTCAGCCCGCGGGCCACACCGTCCGGCTTGACCAGGACGAGGGTCTCTTCGGTTGCCATGTTCATTCTCCGTTCGAGGTTCCGTGCGAGGCGGCGGCGTTGCGCCGATCCAGAGCCGCCCCCTTGATGGTCGCATACGCCCACATGCCGCCGAAAATGAGCGCCACGAGCCCCAGGGCCGGAAGGAGCAGAGCGCCCAGGGCCAGGATCAGCTGCAGCACCCACCCGACCGCGATGGCCCAGCGGTGGCGCAGCATGCCCGCGGTGATGACCATCAGGGCGGCCAGGACACTGCCGCCCACCACGGCCCACCACGGCTCGATCCCCGGCGGCACCTCCTTGAGCCCGAACACGACGAGGCCGCCCAGGAAGACGACGATCGACTCGAACCCGAGGACGACCGCCCCCAGTGATTCCGCCGCGCCCCGGCGCCGCCGAACGCGCGACGTCATGCCTGCCACCCGTCTTTCCAGCCTTCGACCTCGGCAACCCTCAGGGCCTCGCCGGCCAGCACGACCGAACCGGCGATCACGACCGCCCGGCGATCGGATGCCGCGGCCCACTCACGCGCCGCGTCCGCGGCGTCCTCGACCCCGTGGTGCACGGTGACGGCGAGACCGGCGGCTTCGGCCAGATCCGCCAGGGAATCGGGGTCGCTCGCGCGCTCCGAATCCGGTGCGGTCGCGAACAGGTGTGCGGTGACCGGGGCGAGCGTCTCGACTATCCCGGATGCGTCCTTGTCGCCCAGCACTCCCAGCACGACACCCCACTCGTCCACATCGAACGATTCCCGCAGGGCCGTGACCAGCGCACGTGCGCCGTGGGGATTGTGGGCGGCGTCCACGAGCACCGTGGGGTGGGCGCCGACCAGCTGCAGGCGACCGGGAGAGGTCACCTGCCCCAGGCCATCGCCCACGACCTCCTCGGTGAGCGGCTGGGAGGCGCCGCCGATGAGCGATTCCACGGCGGCGATCGCCAGTGCGGCGTTGGAGCCCTGGTGCGCGCCGTACAGCGGCAGATACTCGTCCGCATACGTGCCGGCGAGGCCCCGCACGGAGATCTGCTGTCCGCCGACGGCCAGGCGCTGCTCGGCGAGGGCGAACTCGTCCCCCTCGAAGGCGATCGTCGCGCCGCGGGATGATGCGGCCTCGCGCAGCACGCGTGCGACGGCCGCATCCTGCTGGGCCGACACGACGGCCGCACCGTCTTTGATGATCCCCGCCTTCACGCGCGCGATCTCGGTGAGCGTCGACCCCAGCCGATCGGTGTGGTCCAGATCGACCGGGGTGATCACGGCGACGTCGCCGTCGGCGGTGTTCGTGGAATCCCACGACCCGCCCATGCCCACCTCCAGGACGAGCACGTCGACGGGGGCGTCGGCGGCCACGACGAAGGCCAGGACCGTGAGCAGCTCGAAGAACGTCAGCGGCGCATCACCGGCGGCGATCAGCTCCGCGTCGACGAGGTCCACGAACGGGGTGATCTCGTCCCACGCATCGGCCACGGCGGCGTCGGAGACCGGTTCGCCGTCGATCAGGATCCGCTCGGTGAAACGCTCCAGGTGCGGGCTCGTGAACATGCCGGTGCGAAGGCCCAGCGCACGCACGAGGCTCTCGATGATGCGGCTGGTCGACGTCTTGCCGTTGGTGCCGGTGATGTGGATCACCCGGTAGGTGCGCTGCGGATCGTCGAGCAGCTCGAGCACGCGGCGCGTGCGCTCCACGCGCGGCTGCACCCACTGCTCACCCTGTCGCTGCAGCAGCGCGGCGTACACCGCGTCGGCGCGTGCGCGGTCGTTCATGCGTTCTCCTCCATTGCCAGCCGGGTCACCCCGACGCGGAACGCGCCGGTGTTGGCGAAGGCGCCTGCGGCGAACTCGCCGGTGTGGTCGGCGTCGGCGTCCGGCGTCGAGCGCAGCGTGCCGCGTGCGAGCACCGTGGCCCCGCCGGCGACCACGCACGCTTCGCGGGCGAGGGTCTCCCCCGCGATGTCGGCGACGTCGAAGGCCGTCGTCACCGCGGCCGCATCGGCATCGTCGTCGAACGCGAGCACGAGACGGATGCGGTCACTGACATCGAAGCCCGCCGCCTTCCGCGTGTCCTGCACGGCCCGGATGACGTCCCGCGCGAGCCCTTCGGCCTCCAGCGCCTCGTTGGTCGTGGTGTCCAGGACCACGAAACCTCCGGTGGGCAGCACAGCCAGCGCCTCGCCCTCTGGGCGGCCCGCCGTCTCGACGAGGAGGTCGTACTCGCCCGGCTCCAGCGCGATCCCCCCGGCCGTCACGACGCCGTCGACCTCCTGCCACTCGCCCGACCGCGCGGCCTTGATCGCCTGCTGCACGAGCTTGCCCAGGCGGGGTCCGGCTGCCCGCGCGTTCACCGTCAAGCGGTGCGAGATGCCGTACTCGGCCGCCGTTCCCGGCTCCAGCTCGATCAGATCCACGCGCTTGACGTTGAGCTCGTCGCTGAGGATGCCCTCGAACTGCCGCAGGGAGTGGGCGTTGGCCATCACGACCGTCAGCCGCGGCAGCGGCAGCCGGACGCGCTTGCCCTCCTTCTTGCGCAGGGCGTTGGCCACGCGCGAGACCTCGCGCACGGCATCCATCGCCGAGCGGATGTCTTCCGCGCCGGCGAAGGCGGCCGCATCCGGCCAGTCGGCCAGATGCACGCTGCGACCGCCGGTGAGGCCCTGCCACACCCGCTCGGTGACCAGGGGCAGGAGGGGGGCGGCGACGCGCGTGAGGGTCTCGAGCACCGTGTAGAGCGTGTCGAACGCTTCGGTCGAGGACGGGTCGTCTTCGCTCACTCCGAGCCAGAACCGGTCGCGCGAGCGGCGGATGTACCAGTTGGTGAGCACCTCGCCGAAGTCGCGCAGCCGCTCGCACGCGGTCGTGGAATCCAGTCCGTCCAAGTCGGCGGCGACGTCTCGCACGAGCTCGCCGGTGAGGGCGAGGATGTAGCGGTCGAGCACGTCGGTGGAGTCCGTGCGCCACACCGCCTCGTACCCGTCGGTGCCCCCGGTCCCCGAGCCTGTCGAGGGGCCTGCGGCGTTGGCGTAGGTCGCGAAGAAGTACCACGCGTTCCACAGCGGCAGGAGGAACTCGCGCACGCCGGCACGGATGCCCTCCTCCGTGACGACCAGATTGCCCCCGCGCAGCACGGAGCTTCCCATCAGGAACCAGCGCATGGCATCAGAGCCGTCGCGGTCGAACACCTCGCGAACGTCCGGATAGTTGCTCAGCGACTTCGACATCTTCTGCCCGTCGCTTCCGAGCACGATCCCGTGCGCGGAGACGGCCTTGAACGCCGGCCGGTCGAACAGCGCGGTCGACAGGACGTGCATGACGTAGAACCACCCGCGCGTCTGCCCGATGTACTCCACGATGAAGTCCGCCGGCGCGTGCTCATCGAACCACTGCGCGTTCTC
This region includes:
- a CDS encoding DUF4031 domain-containing protein; translated protein: MVILIDQPMWPAHGRLWAHLVSDSDLGELHAFAQAHGIPRRSFDLDHYDVPQEAHARLVAGGAEHVDGRELTRRLIASGLRVPARDRRRNR
- a CDS encoding Rne/Rng family ribonuclease, with amino-acid sequence MADATENQPEHTDETLSAPEASAASPASTEAEAVLDAVEAVEGDEGAPAALTLPEAEEDPAPEAQPDEDAASQAQPDEPAASEAQPDEPAASEAQPDDAPAPEAQAAEPEQPAASEARPAEPEQPSGPPTAVSLGLLPETFVSSVSTALHFYAPEIPELPAARPVEEEPAGPAGARRRNRRRGANGADDLVEAEQPPAPRQRAVEYVTEPQRIKGSTRLEAKKQRRRDGREAGRRRPVVTEAEFLARREAVDRVMVVRSKYGRVQIAVLEDNVLVEHYVARNQDASLIGNVYVGRVQNVLPSMEAAFVDIGRGRNAVLYSGEVDWDAVETGNQPRRIELALKSGDRVLVQVTKDPVGHKGARLTSQISLPGRYLVYVPGGAMNGISRKLPDTERARLKKILKEVLPESSGVIVRTAAEGATEDQLTRDVQRLTAQWEHISQQVESIQAPALLHSEPDLLVKIVRDVFNEDFTKMLIQGEDAQQTISSYLAGVAPDLLERVETYEGDGDPFDELRITEQIEKALDRKVWLPSGGSLVIDRTEAMTVVDVNTGKFVGSGGNLEETVTKNNLEAAEEIVRQLRLRDIGGIIVVDFIDMVLESNRDLVLRRLVECLSRDRTKHQVAEVTSLGLVQMTRKKLGLGLLETFSEPCEVCAGRGVIVHHDPVVKHRSSSAAPSSGRRGRGGAGANGGGNGGSSGTHVITEGVKSALAQIAASTIATPAADEDGEQVAPEPIEQVVEAPARKTRKKRSDASKSERTEKDLLLDSVLNALPEPKAPGQGRSRRRVTTAALSGTPVQASPSDED
- a CDS encoding vitamin K epoxide reductase family protein, which translates into the protein MTTAPSPASPKALAVWLVIAGVVGWWAAYSLTMERLQLLADPGSTASCDFSVLIQCGKNLDSWQGSVFGFPNPILGLTGWMAPVVVGMALLAGARFARWFWWLFTLGTAGALAFVVWLIAQSIFSLSTLCPWCMVTWAVTIPTFYAVLLHVLREGILPASPAVRRAAGVLMSWLPLVVVLSFAVIAIIAQLRLDVIGSL
- the ndk gene encoding nucleoside-diphosphate kinase translates to MATEETLVLVKPDGVARGLTGAILARIEAKGYALVDIRLVEPDRARLERHYAEHEGKPFYEPLLEFMMSGPAVAIRLAGNRVIEGFRSLAGATDPTSAAPGTIRGDFGRDWGVAVQQNLVHGSDSPESAARELEIWFG
- a CDS encoding DUF4233 domain-containing protein, translating into MTSRVRRRRGAAESLGAVVLGFESIVVFLGGLVVFGLKEVPPGIEPWWAVVGGSVLAALMVITAGMLRHRWAIAVGWVLQLILALGALLLPALGLVALIFGGMWAYATIKGAALDRRNAAASHGTSNGE
- a CDS encoding bifunctional folylpolyglutamate synthase/dihydrofolate synthase, with amino-acid sequence MNDRARADAVYAALLQRQGEQWVQPRVERTRRVLELLDDPQRTYRVIHITGTNGKTSTSRIIESLVRALGLRTGMFTSPHLERFTERILIDGEPVSDAAVADAWDEITPFVDLVDAELIAAGDAPLTFFELLTVLAFVVAADAPVDVLVLEVGMGGSWDSTNTADGDVAVITPVDLDHTDRLGSTLTEIARVKAGIIKDGAAVVSAQQDAAVARVLREAASSRGATIAFEGDEFALAEQRLAVGGQQISVRGLAGTYADEYLPLYGAHQGSNAALAIAAVESLIGGASQPLTEEVVGDGLGQVTSPGRLQLVGAHPTVLVDAAHNPHGARALVTALRESFDVDEWGVVLGVLGDKDASGIVETLAPVTAHLFATAPDSERASDPDSLADLAEAAGLAVTVHHGVEDAADAAREWAAASDRRAVVIAGSVVLAGEALRVAEVEGWKDGWQA